A single window of Pontibacillus chungwhensis DNA harbors:
- a CDS encoding RsfA family transcriptional regulator: MNATRQDAWTQDEDVLLAETVLRYIRLGKTQLEAFEEVARKLSRTSAACGFRWNATVRKRYSKGIQLAKEERKRGGVGKEEVASAEESIASAFSIDDAISFLETMRQNVSGAKPEPHKQELSQLYEENQKLKDQVKRYHQAWEEMGKLWQWVQIPKEKG, from the coding sequence ATGAATGCTACGAGGCAGGATGCTTGGACACAGGATGAAGATGTTTTACTAGCTGAAACGGTTCTCCGTTATATCCGGCTTGGGAAGACGCAGTTAGAAGCGTTTGAAGAGGTGGCTAGGAAGCTATCACGCACTTCGGCGGCTTGTGGGTTTCGTTGGAATGCGACTGTGCGTAAACGATATTCAAAAGGGATTCAATTAGCGAAAGAAGAAAGAAAAAGAGGCGGGGTTGGAAAAGAAGAGGTGGCCTCTGCCGAGGAGTCTATCGCCTCCGCATTTTCCATTGATGACGCCATCTCATTTCTAGAAACCATGAGGCAAAATGTTTCTGGAGCAAAACCTGAGCCTCACAAACAAGAACTTTCTCAACTCTATGAGGAAAACCAAAAGTTGAAGGATCAGGTTAAACGATATCATCAAGCATGGGAAGAGATGGGGAAACTTTGGCAATGGGTGCAAATTCCGAAAGAAAAAGGCTGA
- a CDS encoding N-acetyltransferase: protein MDTIQVQKLVVNFKTLEEFKRFKEYGNQELSMLEDLQSNIIENDSVSPFYGIYYGNALVARMSLYQVSSRYDDYFQPAQDYLELWKLEVLPDYRKKGYGKKLVDFAKSFELPIKTNPRINSHGFWEKMGFQKAKYDMERDLGENPLIWTPAGVSEKNPS from the coding sequence ATGGATACCATACAAGTTCAAAAACTAGTGGTTAATTTTAAAACGTTAGAAGAATTTAAACGATTTAAAGAATACGGAAATCAAGAGCTTTCAATGTTAGAGGACCTGCAAAGTAACATAATCGAAAATGATAGCGTTTCACCGTTTTATGGGATTTATTATGGAAACGCTTTAGTAGCTCGCATGAGTCTTTATCAGGTTTCTTCACGCTATGACGACTACTTTCAACCCGCCCAAGATTATTTAGAGCTTTGGAAGCTCGAGGTTCTGCCAGATTACCGAAAAAAAGGCTACGGCAAGAAACTTGTAGATTTCGCTAAAAGCTTTGAACTTCCAATCAAAACGAATCCTCGCATCAATTCTCACGGTTTTTGGGAGAAGATGGGCTTCCAAAAAGCTAAATATGATATGGAACGAGATTTAGGGGAAAACCCTCTTATCTGGACACCTGCTGGCGTATCAGAAAAAAACCCTTCTTAA
- a CDS encoding 2-dehydropantoate 2-reductase: protein MKVAIIGAGAVGLLYAIKTQERGHKVTLYARRQDQIELIRREGIQVGEEHTSRTIHIEDVTRLHHFFDLVILATKQTHVDEVVALMAEKKVTSPVLFLQNGMGHVDLAVNMPNPSAVGVVEHGVRKTSDRGVLHTGLGLTRIAAVNMERRQALWIKDQLDSKEFSYVFEEDWFEVLSNKLIVNAVINPITALFNIRNGEILENPYLLNIAKRLCEEACMALLKTDGDRQFERVTHIMEQTKWNRSSMLADVLHQRETEIEGISGYILEKCKQDLPYTSFVYEGLKGIGQIRRRENM, encoded by the coding sequence TTGAAAGTAGCTATAATTGGGGCTGGAGCTGTTGGGTTATTGTACGCAATTAAAACTCAAGAAAGAGGACATAAAGTAACCCTATATGCTCGGAGACAAGACCAGATAGAGCTTATCAGAAGAGAAGGTATTCAGGTGGGAGAGGAGCACACCTCCCGTACCATTCATATAGAAGATGTGACGCGTTTACATCATTTCTTCGATTTGGTTATTCTTGCAACGAAGCAAACTCATGTTGATGAAGTGGTAGCATTAATGGCTGAAAAGAAAGTGACATCTCCTGTCTTGTTTCTTCAGAACGGAATGGGACACGTGGACCTGGCTGTTAACATGCCGAACCCGTCGGCTGTAGGTGTTGTAGAACATGGCGTACGAAAAACATCTGACAGAGGTGTTTTGCATACAGGATTGGGACTGACCCGAATCGCAGCGGTGAATATGGAAAGAAGACAAGCCTTATGGATTAAAGACCAGCTAGATTCTAAGGAGTTTTCGTATGTATTTGAAGAAGATTGGTTTGAAGTATTATCTAATAAACTCATTGTGAACGCCGTGATTAACCCAATAACAGCATTATTTAACATAAGGAACGGAGAGATTCTCGAAAACCCTTATCTTTTAAATATAGCGAAACGGCTATGCGAAGAAGCTTGTATGGCTCTTTTGAAAACAGATGGTGATCGTCAATTTGAACGTGTCACTCACATAATGGAGCAAACGAAGTGGAACCGATCTTCAATGCTAGCGGATGTATTACACCAAAGGGAAACAGAAATCGAAGGAATCTCTGGATATATATTGGAGAAGTGCAAACAAGACCTCCCTTATACATCCTTCGTCTATGAAGGACTAAAGGGAATAGGACAAATCAGAAGGAGGGAGAACATGTGA
- a CDS encoding DUF3397 domain-containing protein: MNQVIAYLAAILITMPIPLTIIVYLIMRKTVKNKKKSLHMTVNSMTVIYVLAVPAALFVIFERSYISYVFILLLLLLSLFIYLQWKVRDEIEFRKAFKGFWRFSFLLFAGLHISLTIYGLANRLMTL, from the coding sequence GTGAACCAGGTGATTGCCTATCTTGCAGCGATCTTAATTACTATGCCAATTCCTCTTACAATAATTGTATACCTAATCATGAGGAAAACAGTAAAGAATAAAAAGAAATCCTTGCACATGACAGTAAACAGTATGACAGTTATTTATGTTTTAGCTGTGCCGGCGGCTTTATTTGTCATTTTTGAGCGATCTTATATTAGTTATGTTTTTATTTTACTTCTTCTTTTACTTAGTCTTTTTATCTATTTACAATGGAAGGTAAGAGATGAGATTGAATTCAGAAAAGCATTTAAAGGATTTTGGCGTTTCAGTTTTCTGTTATTTGCAGGCTTGCACATATCTTTGACGATTTATGGGCTGGCCAATAGGCTTATGACTTTATGA
- the bshC gene encoding bacillithiol biosynthesis cysteine-adding enzyme BshC, translating to MRIQPIELPSQNKFIQHYRAQHEELLNKFHYNPYKQEEYERRVAELEERHFQRDALADHLQRVNEEWGASEATVSNIERLRDPQSVVVVGGQQAGLLTGPLYTINKIVSIIVMAKEQEEALGRPVLPVFWIAGEDHDFDEINHIYMPQSPRMKKHKILQKQMKKEAVSEMEMDQEAIQTWIDRLFMGLRESEHTNHLYDLIKGELKRSVTFVDLFARLTHYFFKEEGLILMDAQHKDLRQLESGYFQEMIRKQPEISEGVVRSLHLTAQQGYSVNLEAEVEDGHLFYKWNGERTLLMKDEEGNWRGKKDECCFSEEELLHIAETEPHLLSNNVVTRPLMQDLVLPSLTFIAGPGEVGYWSALKPVFEALNIQMPPVMPRLSMTLLDRQNEKWLRRHLIDIEKAVNEGVTEDKSKWIAMQSYPPIEELADEVKRAIERAHRPLKEKAHEIRDDIGQIAEKNLFYLFRDVEFLQERMADALEEKHGRELEVFDQIDLRIHPEGGLQERIWNILPFANDHGPGLPKQLLTVEYDWRKAHHVIFM from the coding sequence ATGCGGATCCAACCCATTGAATTACCATCACAGAATAAATTTATCCAACATTATCGTGCTCAGCATGAGGAGCTATTAAATAAATTTCATTACAACCCATACAAACAAGAAGAGTATGAAAGGCGAGTTGCAGAATTAGAAGAACGTCATTTCCAACGAGATGCTCTTGCAGACCATCTTCAGCGTGTGAATGAAGAGTGGGGAGCCAGTGAAGCAACAGTCTCTAATATCGAACGACTAAGAGATCCTCAAAGTGTTGTGGTTGTAGGTGGCCAACAGGCTGGATTGCTGACAGGTCCTCTATATACGATTAACAAAATCGTTTCGATTATCGTTATGGCTAAAGAACAAGAAGAAGCGCTTGGTCGTCCTGTACTTCCTGTCTTCTGGATTGCAGGTGAGGATCATGATTTTGATGAAATCAATCATATATATATGCCACAATCCCCGCGAATGAAGAAGCATAAAATTCTTCAAAAACAAATGAAAAAAGAAGCAGTTTCAGAAATGGAGATGGATCAAGAGGCTATCCAAACATGGATAGATCGATTGTTTATGGGCTTAAGGGAGAGTGAACATACCAATCACTTATATGACTTAATTAAGGGAGAGCTTAAACGATCTGTTACATTTGTAGATTTATTTGCTCGACTAACTCATTACTTCTTCAAAGAAGAAGGTCTTATTCTAATGGATGCTCAGCATAAAGACTTACGCCAACTTGAGAGCGGTTATTTTCAGGAAATGATAAGAAAACAGCCTGAAATCAGTGAAGGTGTGGTTCGGTCACTTCATTTAACAGCTCAACAAGGTTACTCTGTTAACTTAGAAGCTGAAGTAGAGGATGGACATCTATTTTATAAGTGGAACGGGGAACGTACTCTTTTAATGAAAGATGAAGAAGGAAATTGGCGCGGTAAAAAAGATGAATGTTGTTTTAGTGAAGAAGAGCTTCTCCATATTGCAGAAACAGAACCTCACCTTCTAAGTAACAATGTTGTCACGAGACCTTTAATGCAGGACCTTGTCCTGCCATCACTTACCTTTATCGCGGGACCTGGGGAAGTTGGATATTGGTCAGCGCTTAAGCCTGTCTTTGAAGCACTCAACATACAAATGCCACCGGTCATGCCTCGTTTATCTATGACCCTGCTTGATCGTCAGAATGAGAAATGGCTTCGTCGTCATCTTATCGATATAGAAAAGGCTGTGAATGAGGGTGTGACCGAGGATAAGAGCAAGTGGATTGCTATGCAAAGCTATCCTCCGATCGAAGAGTTAGCTGATGAAGTGAAGCGTGCGATAGAAAGAGCGCATCGCCCTCTGAAGGAAAAAGCGCATGAAATTCGGGATGACATCGGTCAAATTGCTGAGAAAAACCTCTTTTACTTGTTTAGGGATGTAGAGTTCTTGCAAGAAAGAATGGCTGATGCTCTTGAAGAGAAACATGGTCGTGAGCTAGAAGTATTCGATCAAATTGATTTACGCATTCACCCAGAAGGTGGTTTGCAGGAAAGAATTTGGAACATCTTGCCGTTTGCCAATGACCACGGCCCAGGCTTGCCGAAACAGCTCCTTACTGTAGAGTATGATTGGCGTAAAGCTCATCATGTTATATTCATGTAA
- the mraZ gene encoding division/cell wall cluster transcriptional repressor MraZ: MFMGEYQHNIDAKGRIIVPSKFREGLGESFVITRGLDKCVFAYPLSEWKVIEEKLKKLPLTKKDARAFTRFFFSGAVECEVDKQGRINIPAPLRSYAALEKEVIVIGVSNRVEFWAKDDWETYFEESEDSFAEIAENMMDFDI, from the coding sequence ATGTTTATGGGAGAATATCAACACAATATAGATGCAAAAGGCCGAATCATTGTCCCTTCTAAGTTCCGAGAAGGCTTAGGGGAGAGCTTTGTCATAACACGTGGCCTAGATAAATGTGTATTTGCATACCCCCTTTCTGAATGGAAAGTGATAGAAGAGAAATTAAAGAAACTCCCACTCACGAAAAAAGATGCTCGAGCTTTTACTCGATTCTTCTTTTCTGGTGCCGTAGAGTGTGAAGTGGATAAACAAGGGAGAATCAATATCCCTGCACCACTCAGAAGCTATGCAGCGCTTGAGAAAGAAGTGATTGTAATCGGGGTTTCCAATCGAGTCGAGTTCTGGGCTAAAGACGATTGGGAAACGTATTTTGAGGAATCTGAAGATTCTTTTGCAGAAATCGCTGAGAACATGATGGATTTTGATATTTAG
- the rsmH gene encoding 16S rRNA (cytosine(1402)-N(4))-methyltransferase RsmH — MFDHITVLKEETVTGLDVQPNGIYVDCTLGGGGHSERIAAQLTEGGRLIAFDQDEVALKAAKERLAPYADRITFVHANFRELKQSLLDLGIEEVDGIAFDLGVSSPQLDEDERGFSYHQDARLDMRMNREQPLSAYEVINEWDYNDLVRIFFKYGEEKFSKQIARGIEKKREESPIETTTHLVDIIKEAIPAPARRKGGHPAKRIFQAVRIAVNDELGAFEDALKQAAEMVAIDGRIAVITFHSLEDRICKQTFKEWSSNPPLPKSIPIIPEDQKPPFELVNRKPITPSEEELEDNRRARSAKLRVVKKIRPWEGWNNE; from the coding sequence ATGTTTGACCATATTACAGTATTAAAGGAAGAAACCGTCACTGGATTAGATGTTCAGCCGAATGGTATCTATGTAGATTGCACACTCGGAGGCGGGGGACACAGTGAGCGCATTGCTGCTCAACTAACTGAAGGAGGCCGCCTGATAGCTTTTGATCAGGATGAGGTAGCTCTTAAAGCAGCTAAAGAACGCTTAGCCCCTTATGCTGACCGTATTACCTTTGTACATGCGAACTTTCGGGAACTGAAGCAGTCCTTATTGGACCTTGGAATTGAGGAAGTAGATGGAATTGCATTTGATCTTGGGGTATCCTCTCCACAACTCGATGAAGACGAGAGAGGGTTTAGTTATCATCAAGATGCACGTTTAGACATGAGAATGAATAGGGAACAGCCACTTAGTGCTTATGAAGTCATTAATGAGTGGGATTACAATGACCTTGTGCGTATATTCTTCAAATACGGAGAAGAGAAATTCTCAAAACAAATTGCCAGAGGTATTGAGAAGAAAAGGGAAGAGTCGCCAATTGAAACCACCACACACCTGGTGGACATAATTAAAGAAGCTATTCCGGCACCTGCAAGGCGAAAAGGCGGCCATCCGGCTAAAAGAATCTTTCAGGCTGTACGCATTGCAGTGAATGATGAGTTAGGTGCCTTTGAAGATGCTTTAAAGCAAGCGGCTGAAATGGTAGCGATTGATGGCAGAATTGCAGTCATTACGTTCCATTCGTTAGAGGATCGTATTTGTAAACAAACCTTTAAAGAGTGGAGTAGTAATCCACCTTTACCTAAAAGTATTCCAATTATTCCTGAGGACCAAAAGCCACCGTTTGAGTTAGTCAATCGAAAACCAATTACTCCAAGTGAAGAAGAATTAGAAGATAACCGAAGAGCTCGATCTGCGAAATTAAGAGTTGTTAAAAAAATACGTCCATGGGAAGGGTGGAATAATGAATGA
- the ftsL gene encoding cell division protein FtsL, producing MSAEKAKQLHQHETTEQSQSQKQVKVQVHKKRWITPGEKFLYTVVSSLAILFSVVVVSYSSSIDQMNRDMQRLDTNITDQQLENENLQYKIKELSNPERIMEIAKENGLEIRQSKVKQAKSVSGNE from the coding sequence ATGAGTGCAGAAAAAGCGAAACAATTGCACCAACATGAAACAACAGAGCAAAGCCAGAGCCAAAAGCAGGTAAAGGTCCAGGTACATAAAAAGCGATGGATCACACCTGGTGAGAAGTTTTTATACACAGTGGTTAGTAGCCTTGCAATCCTATTCAGTGTCGTTGTGGTATCTTACTCCTCGTCTATTGATCAAATGAACCGGGATATGCAACGTTTAGACACGAACATAACCGATCAACAACTTGAAAATGAAAATCTTCAATATAAGATTAAAGAACTGTCTAATCCTGAGCGTATTATGGAAATTGCGAAGGAAAATGGTCTTGAAATCCGTCAGTCGAAAGTTAAACAAGCTAAATCCGTTTCCGGTAACGAATAA